A section of the Benincasa hispida cultivar B227 unplaced genomic scaffold, ASM972705v1 Contig50_2, whole genome shotgun sequence genome encodes:
- the LOC120069585 gene encoding polyadenylate-binding protein 2-like — protein sequence MEHDDVDMIGSDTNDAVELDDMKKRLKDMEDEAAALREMQAKVEKEMSSVQDPASAAASQANREEVDSRSVFVGNVDYSCTPEEVQQHFQSCGTVNRITIRTDKFGQPKGYAYVEFVEPEAVQEALLLNESELHGRQLKVTAKRTNIPGMKQYRPRRSNPFMGARSRSPYVAPYFFSPYGYGKVPRFRMPTRYGPYY from the exons ATGGAGCACGACGACGTCGACATGATTGGCTCCGACACCAACGACGCTGTG GAGTTAGACGACATGAAGAAGCGGTTGAAAGACATGGAAGACGAAGCTGCTGCTTTACGTGAGATGCAGGCCAAGGTCGAGAAGGAAATGAGTTCTGTACAAG ATCCTGCAAGTGCTGCTGCAAGTCAAGCAAATAGGGAGGAAGTGGATTCACGGTCAGTGTTTGTTGGCAAT GTTGACTACTCATGTACACCAGAAGAAGTACAGCAACATTTCCAGTCATGTGGGACTGTAAACAGAATCACTATCCGCACTGATAAGTTCGGGCAGCCGAAGGGTTATGCGTATGTTGAATTCGTTGAGCCAGAAGCTGTCCAAGAGGCTCTCCTTCTGAATGAATCAGAACTGCATGGTCGACAGCTTAAG GTTACTGCTAAGAGGACAAACATACCTGGGATGAAGCAGTATCGTCCTCGCCGAtccaatccatttatgggtgcTCGATCCAGGAGCCCATATGTTGCTCCTTATTTCTTCTCACCATATGGATACGG GAAAGTCCCGAGGTTCAGAATGCCAACACGATACGGCCCCTACTATTGA
- the LOC120069584 gene encoding protein EXORDIUM-like 2: MASIYHLATLCFTLFFFSSSATAPEHGLGRKLAALVQQQPLVLEYHKGALLKGNITVNLIWYGQFTSSQRSVIVDFIQSLSYSGAPAPSATLWWKTTEKYKGGSSNLVVGKQILHESYTLGKNLKDLHLKALARKVNQLNSVNLVLTAKDVAVDGFCRSRCGTHGSVPVGRSKARTAYVWVGNSESQCPGYCAWPFHQPIYGPQTPPLIAPNGDVGVDGMIINLATVLAGTVTNPFNDGYFQGPPTAPLEAVSACTGLFGSGAYPGYPGQVLVDKVTGASFNAHGINGRKFLLPAMWDPQTSTCKTLV; encoded by the coding sequence ATGGCTTCTATTTACCATCTCGCCACTCTCTGTTTCACTCTGTTTTTCTTCTCCTCCTCTGCTACCGCTCCTGAGCATGGTCTCGGCCGGAAACTGGCGGCGCTCGTCCAGCAACAGCCTTTAGTACTTGAGTACCACAAGGGTGCTCTTTTGAAAGGGAATATCACCGTCAACTTGATTTGGTACGGCCAATTCACATCCTCACAGCGCTCTGTAATCGTGGATTTCATTCAATCTTTAAGCTATTCCGGAGCTCCGGCACCGTCGGCGACTCTTTGGTGGAAGACGACGGAGAAATATAAAGGCGGGTCGTCGAATCTCGTCGTCGGGAAGCAGATTCTTCACGAGTCTTACACTTTGGGGAAAAATCTGAAGGACCTGCATCTCAAGGCTTTGGCGAGGAAGGTCAATCAGTTGAATTCAGTGAACTTGGTGCTCACGGCGAAGGACGTTGCCGTAGATGGATTCTGCCGGAGCCGGTGCGGGACTCATGGGTCGGTTCCGGTGGGTCGGAGCAAGGCAAGAACGGCATATGTGTGGGTTGGAAACTCTGAATCTCAGTGCCCTGGGTACTGTGCTTGGCCGTTTCATCAGCCTATTTACGGCCCTCAGACGCCGCCGTTGATCGCCCCTAACGGTGACGTTGGTGTTGACGGAATGATCATCAATTTAGCCACTGTTCTTGCAGGAACTGTGACGAATCCTTTCAACGACGGGTACTTTCAGGGTCCACCGACAGCGCCGCTGGAAGCGGTTTCGGCCTGCACCGGGTTATTCGGGTCCGGAGCCTATCCGGGTTACCCGGGTCAAGTTCTAGTTGATAAGGTCACCGGAGCCAGTTTCAATGCTCATGGCATTAATGGAAGGAAGTTTCTTCTTCCGGCGATGTGGGACCCTCAGACGTCTACGTGTAAGACCTTGGTGTGA